A region of Streptomyces paludis DNA encodes the following proteins:
- the ffh gene encoding signal recognition particle protein yields MFDTLSDRLAATFKSLRGKGRLSPEDIDATAREIRIALLEADVALPVVRAFIAKVKERAAGAEVSQALNPAQQVVKIVNEELVGILGGETRVLRFAKQPPTVIMLAGLQGAGKTTLAGKLGLWLKGQGHTPLLVACDLQRPNAVTQLSVVADRAGVAVYAPEPGNGVGDPVTVAKDSIEYAKTKLHDIVIVDTAGRLGIDEELMKQAADIRDAVSPDEILFVVDAMIGQDAVNTAEAFRDGVGFDGVVLSKLDGDARGGAALSIAHVTGKQIMFASNGEKLDEFDAFHPDRMASRILDMGDLLTLIEQAERTFSQAEAEKMASKLASSKGGKDFTLDDFLAQMEQVRKMGSISKLLGMLPGMGQIKDQINNIDERDVDRTAAIIKSMTPGERHDPVIINGSRRARIARGSGVEVSAVKNLVERFFEARKMMSKMAQGGGMPGMPGIPGMGGGPGRAKKKAKQAKGKQRSGNPMKRKADEAAAAERRATGQPAAEPAQSFELPDEFKKFMS; encoded by the coding sequence GTGTTCGACACTCTCTCCGACCGCCTCGCAGCCACATTCAAGAGCCTCCGGGGCAAAGGGCGCCTCAGCCCGGAGGACATCGACGCCACGGCCCGTGAGATCCGTATCGCCCTGCTCGAAGCCGACGTGGCGCTGCCTGTCGTCCGCGCCTTCATCGCGAAGGTCAAGGAGCGCGCGGCCGGCGCCGAGGTCTCCCAGGCGCTGAACCCGGCCCAGCAGGTCGTCAAGATCGTCAACGAGGAACTCGTCGGCATCCTCGGCGGTGAGACCCGGGTGCTGCGCTTCGCCAAGCAGCCGCCGACCGTGATCATGCTCGCCGGCCTCCAGGGCGCCGGTAAGACCACCCTCGCCGGAAAGCTCGGCCTCTGGCTCAAGGGCCAGGGCCACACCCCGCTGCTCGTCGCCTGTGACCTCCAGCGCCCCAACGCCGTCACCCAGCTCTCCGTCGTCGCCGACCGCGCGGGCGTCGCCGTGTACGCCCCCGAGCCGGGCAACGGCGTGGGCGACCCGGTCACGGTCGCCAAGGACTCCATCGAGTACGCGAAGACCAAGCTGCACGACATCGTCATCGTCGACACCGCCGGCCGGCTCGGCATCGACGAGGAGCTGATGAAGCAGGCCGCGGACATCCGCGACGCCGTCAGCCCCGACGAGATCCTCTTCGTCGTCGACGCGATGATCGGCCAGGACGCGGTCAACACCGCCGAGGCGTTCCGCGACGGCGTCGGCTTCGACGGTGTCGTCCTCTCCAAGCTCGACGGCGACGCCCGCGGCGGCGCGGCCCTCTCGATCGCGCATGTCACCGGCAAGCAGATCATGTTCGCCTCCAACGGCGAGAAGCTCGACGAGTTCGACGCGTTCCACCCGGACCGCATGGCGTCCCGGATCCTCGACATGGGTGACCTCCTCACCCTCATCGAGCAGGCCGAGCGGACCTTCAGCCAGGCCGAGGCCGAGAAGATGGCCTCCAAGCTGGCGAGCAGCAAGGGCGGCAAGGACTTCACGCTCGACGACTTCCTGGCGCAGATGGAGCAGGTCAGGAAGATGGGCTCCATCTCCAAGCTGCTCGGCATGCTGCCCGGCATGGGGCAGATCAAGGACCAGATCAACAACATCGACGAACGCGACGTGGACCGTACCGCCGCGATCATCAAGTCCATGACGCCCGGCGAGCGCCACGACCCGGTCATCATCAACGGCTCACGCCGCGCCCGTATCGCGCGCGGCTCGGGCGTCGAGGTCAGCGCCGTCAAGAACCTCGTCGAGCGCTTCTTCGAAGCCCGCAAGATGATGTCCAAGATGGCCCAGGGCGGCGGGATGCCCGGCATGCCGGGCATCCCGGGCATGGGCGGCGGCCCGGGCCGGGCGAAGAAGAAGGCCAAGCAGGCCAAGGGCAAGCAGCGCTCGGGCAACCCCATGAAGCGCAAGGCCGACGAGGCGGCGGCGGCGGAGCGCCGGGCGACGGGTCAGCCGGCGGCGGAGCCGGCCCAGTCGTTCGAACTTCCCGACGAGTTCAAGAAGTTCATGAGCTAG